Proteins encoded by one window of uncultured Celeribacter sp.:
- a CDS encoding surface lipoprotein assembly modifier produces the protein MCTVAVGAGAMIAFGSGSTVAQDMPDALAWAHIQRALSDIDAGHEDKAERRFRWLLMHDRGNAERSERYQHALMLLRRERPLRFSVWGNVTPSSNLQRNSSEDSFLIFPLDDPESGASFSLGTTLRFSHAYREGHSVTGALSLDRTFATAEELDNTSLSFALSHEWLSVGRMTAVSVSRSVRGYKDLDSRSSTPDYNDWAFGLSMTEWRDEGRQLSTSISLRQRDYKDRDYMDGLTGHLRASYSQPVADLGRLTFQGALGKADLRRDVYSYEELELGIRFARHEKNGLDWELGLARIWRDYEDDFAPLTDPRQDRTHRISLGLSHDKLKLRDMTPQLRCSYSDQSSNVALYAFESLDCSASLSYDF, from the coding sequence GTGTGCACTGTCGCCGTCGGCGCAGGTGCGATGATCGCCTTTGGCTCTGGTTCGACCGTTGCACAGGATATGCCGGATGCGCTGGCCTGGGCTCATATCCAGAGAGCGCTGTCGGATATTGATGCGGGACATGAGGACAAGGCAGAACGACGGTTTCGTTGGCTTTTGATGCACGATCGCGGCAATGCGGAGCGCTCCGAGCGGTATCAGCATGCGCTGATGCTGTTGCGCCGGGAGCGCCCGCTGCGGTTTTCCGTGTGGGGCAATGTCACGCCCTCCTCGAACCTGCAACGCAACAGCAGCGAGGACAGCTTTCTGATTTTCCCTCTGGACGATCCCGAAAGCGGGGCGTCTTTTTCTCTGGGCACGACACTGCGCTTCAGTCATGCCTACCGTGAGGGGCATAGCGTGACCGGCGCCTTAAGCCTGGACCGCACTTTCGCCACGGCTGAGGAGCTTGACAACACAAGTCTCAGCTTTGCGCTCAGCCATGAATGGCTGTCTGTCGGGCGCATGACCGCCGTGAGTGTGAGCCGCAGTGTGCGGGGCTACAAGGATCTGGACAGCCGCTCGAGCACGCCGGATTACAACGACTGGGCCTTCGGTCTGAGCATGACCGAATGGCGCGACGAAGGCCGACAGCTGAGCACCTCCATTTCCCTGCGCCAACGCGATTACAAAGACCGGGATTACATGGATGGGCTGACCGGACATCTGAGAGCCTCTTACAGTCAGCCAGTTGCGGATCTCGGGCGTCTCACCTTCCAAGGCGCTCTGGGTAAGGCCGACCTGCGTCGCGATGTGTACTCTTATGAAGAACTGGAGCTGGGCATCCGTTTTGCACGTCACGAGAAAAACGGGCTGGATTGGGAGCTTGGGCTGGCGCGCATCTGGCGTGATTACGAAGACGATTTCGCTCCGCTCACGGACCCACGACAGGACCGCACCCACAGAATTTCTCTGGGCCTCTCCCATGACAAGCTGAAACTGCGTGACATGACCCCGCAGCTGAGATGCTCTTACAGCGACCAAAGCTCCAACGTGGCACTTTACGCGTTTGAGAGCCTGGATTGCTCAGCGTCTCTGAGCTACGATTTCTGA
- the glnA gene encoding type I glutamate--ammonia ligase: MSIQDVLKTMKDEDVQYVDVRFTDPRGKLQHVTLRHTEVDEDFFEEGFMFDGSSIAGWKSIEESDMKLIPDPTSAYIDPFYAEKTLCVHCTVVEPDTGESYDRDPRGCAERAEAYLISSGIGDKSYFGPEAEFFLFDDVRYSVSPNKVGYEIDADGAAWNTDAEFEMGNLGHRPGYKGGYFPVNPSDDGQDIRGEMLTTMANMGMKVDKHHHEVATSQHELGMIFGSLTEQADNLQKYKYVIHNVALAYGRSATFMPKPIKGDNGSGMHVNMSIWKDGKPLFAGDKYADLSDEALWFIGGILKHAKALNAFTNPSTNSYKRLIPGFEAPVLRAYSARNRSGCVRIPWAESPKAKRVEARFPDPAANPYLCFAALLMAGLDGIKNKIDPGPASDKDLYDLPPEELAEIPTVCGSLREALEELSADMDFLTAGDVFTKSQIEGYLDLKWEEVYAYEHTPHPVEYEMYYSC, encoded by the coding sequence ATGAGCATCCAAGACGTTCTCAAGACCATGAAGGACGAAGACGTCCAATATGTAGACGTGCGGTTCACCGACCCGCGCGGCAAGCTGCAGCACGTGACTCTGCGCCACACGGAAGTGGATGAAGACTTCTTTGAAGAAGGCTTCATGTTCGACGGTTCCTCCATCGCTGGCTGGAAATCCATCGAAGAATCCGACATGAAACTGATCCCGGATCCGACATCTGCTTACATCGACCCGTTCTACGCCGAGAAAACCCTCTGCGTGCACTGCACCGTGGTTGAGCCCGACACCGGCGAATCCTATGACCGCGACCCGCGCGGCTGTGCTGAGCGCGCAGAAGCCTACCTGATCTCCTCGGGTATCGGCGACAAATCCTACTTCGGCCCGGAAGCGGAATTCTTTCTCTTCGACGATGTGCGTTACTCCGTCTCCCCGAATAAAGTGGGCTATGAGATCGACGCAGACGGCGCAGCCTGGAACACCGACGCTGAGTTCGAAATGGGCAACCTCGGCCACCGCCCGGGTTACAAAGGCGGCTATTTCCCGGTGAACCCGTCCGACGACGGCCAGGACATCCGTGGCGAAATGCTGACCACCATGGCGAACATGGGCATGAAGGTCGACAAGCACCACCACGAGGTGGCAACGTCCCAGCACGAGCTCGGCATGATCTTCGGGTCGCTGACCGAGCAAGCTGATAACCTGCAGAAATACAAATATGTGATCCACAACGTGGCTCTCGCCTATGGCCGTTCCGCCACCTTCATGCCGAAGCCGATCAAAGGCGACAACGGCTCCGGCATGCACGTGAACATGTCGATCTGGAAAGACGGCAAGCCGCTCTTCGCTGGCGACAAATACGCCGATCTCTCCGACGAAGCCCTGTGGTTCATCGGTGGTATCCTGAAGCACGCGAAAGCGCTCAATGCCTTCACCAACCCGTCCACCAACTCTTACAAGCGTCTGATCCCGGGCTTCGAAGCTCCGGTTCTGCGTGCGTATTCCGCCCGTAACCGTTCCGGTTGTGTGCGTATTCCGTGGGCGGAATCCCCGAAAGCGAAACGTGTCGAGGCGCGCTTCCCCGATCCCGCTGCAAACCCGTATCTGTGCTTCGCGGCCCTCTTGATGGCTGGCCTCGACGGCATCAAGAACAAAATCGATCCGGGCCCAGCGTCCGACAAAGACCTCTACGATCTGCCGCCGGAAGAACTGGCCGAGATCCCGACCGTTTGCGGCTCGCTCCGTGAAGCGCTCGAAGAGCTCTCCGCCGACATGGACTTCCTCACCGCAGGCGACGTGTTCACCAAGAGCCAGATCGAAGGCTACCTCGACCTCAAATGGGAAGAAGTCTACGCCTACGAGCACACCCCGCACCCGGTCGAGTACGAAATGTACTACTCCTGCTAA
- a CDS encoding P-II family nitrogen regulator, with protein sequence MKKIEAIIKPFKLDEVKEALQDIGVQGLSVVEVKGFGRQKGHTELYRGAEYVVDFLPKVKIEVVLSDDQVDGAIEAIVAAAKTDKIGDGKIFVSPVEQAIRIRTGESGEDAL encoded by the coding sequence ATGAAAAAGATCGAAGCGATCATCAAGCCCTTCAAACTCGATGAAGTGAAAGAAGCGCTGCAAGACATCGGCGTACAGGGTCTTTCCGTGGTCGAGGTGAAGGGGTTCGGGCGTCAAAAGGGTCACACGGAGCTGTACCGCGGCGCTGAATATGTTGTGGACTTCCTTCCGAAAGTGAAAATCGAGGTCGTCCTGTCGGACGATCAGGTGGATGGCGCGATCGAGGCGATCGTGGCCGCGGCCAAGACGGACAAGATCGGCGACGGCAAAATCTTTGTCTCGCCCGTCGAGCAGGCCATCCGCATCAGAACAGGCGAGTCTGGCGAAGACGCGCTGTAA
- a CDS encoding NAD(P)H-hydrate epimerase, producing the protein MSEILTSAQMRAIEKTAIYSGEVTGLELMERAGAGVVEAVMAEWPDLAQSSYKAIVLCGPGNNGGDGFVIARLLKHRGWEVEVFLYGAPDKLPPDAKVNYERWGALGEVAPLTDERMDGYGEDHKGTALAVDALFGTGLTRPFNALPRTQMELNYWQAASAEYGLPQVVSVDIPSGVCADSGRYLGVDDNPFDDCVMANLTVSFHRMKLGHVLAEGPKACGKTVVVDIGLTEGHSDAAQLTSLELWRLQKR; encoded by the coding sequence ATGAGCGAGATTCTGACATCGGCGCAAATGCGTGCCATTGAGAAAACCGCCATCTACAGCGGCGAAGTCACAGGCCTCGAGTTGATGGAACGCGCAGGCGCGGGCGTCGTCGAGGCCGTCATGGCGGAATGGCCCGACCTGGCGCAGTCCTCCTACAAAGCCATCGTCCTTTGCGGCCCCGGCAACAACGGCGGCGACGGTTTCGTCATCGCGCGCCTGTTGAAACATCGCGGCTGGGAGGTGGAGGTGTTTCTCTATGGCGCCCCCGACAAACTGCCGCCCGATGCGAAGGTGAATTATGAACGGTGGGGGGCGTTGGGGGAGGTTGCTCCGCTGACAGATGAGAGGATGGATGGATATGGCGAAGATCATAAGGGAACAGCGCTTGCCGTCGACGCGCTGTTTGGGACCGGCCTGACGCGCCCTTTCAATGCGTTGCCGCGCACCCAAATGGAACTGAACTATTGGCAAGCGGCTTCGGCAGAATACGGGCTGCCTCAGGTGGTGTCAGTAGACATCCCATCTGGCGTTTGCGCGGACAGCGGGCGGTATCTTGGGGTCGATGATAATCCATTCGACGACTGTGTCATGGCCAATCTCACAGTGAGCTTTCATCGCATGAAGCTCGGGCATGTGCTGGCCGAGGGCCCTAAAGCCTGCGGAAAAACAGTTGTTGTTGATATTGGCTTGACCGAAGGGCATTCCGATGCCGCGCAACTTACAAGTTTGGAACTTTGGAGGCTTCAAAAGAGATGA
- a CDS encoding NAD(P)H-hydrate dehydratase, producing the protein MSSAHKYTYGHALILSGLSGKTGAARLAARAALRVGAGLVTLGTPHEAVTEVAAQITALMLTEIDTPEILSRVLTDKRLNALCIGPGFGVERAVEFLPHALAAKRATVLDADALTALSESETGFANLHENCVLTPHAGEFKRLFPDIAAKLTEPPTKGPAYSKVDATREAAKRAGCRVLFKGPDTVIASPNGRCSINAAVYGRAAPWLATAGSGDVLAGLITGLMARGLTPHQACETAAWLHTEAARSFGPGLIAEDLPEELPKVFRTLDL; encoded by the coding sequence ATGAGCAGCGCCCACAAATACACATACGGCCACGCCCTGATCCTCTCCGGGCTCTCCGGCAAAACCGGTGCCGCGCGTCTCGCCGCCCGCGCCGCTCTGCGCGTCGGCGCAGGCCTCGTCACCCTCGGCACCCCGCATGAGGCCGTCACAGAAGTCGCCGCCCAGATCACTGCCCTCATGCTCACCGAGATCGACACGCCGGAAATCCTGTCCCGTGTGCTGACCGACAAACGCCTCAATGCGCTCTGCATCGGTCCCGGTTTCGGTGTCGAACGCGCTGTGGAATTCCTGCCCCATGCACTCGCCGCCAAACGTGCCACGGTGCTCGACGCCGACGCACTCACGGCGCTCTCGGAAAGCGAAACCGGCTTTGCCAATCTCCATGAAAATTGCGTCCTCACGCCCCACGCGGGCGAGTTCAAGCGCCTCTTTCCCGATATCGCTGCGAAACTGACGGAGCCGCCTACCAAAGGCCCCGCCTACAGCAAAGTCGACGCGACGCGCGAGGCCGCCAAACGCGCCGGCTGCAGAGTGCTTTTCAAAGGCCCGGACACGGTCATCGCGTCGCCAAACGGGCGCTGTTCGATCAATGCCGCCGTCTATGGGCGCGCTGCGCCCTGGCTCGCCACCGCAGGTTCCGGCGATGTGCTCGCGGGGCTGATCACCGGTCTCATGGCGCGTGGCTTGACGCCGCATCAAGCCTGCGAAACCGCCGCCTGGCTGCACACAGAGGCCGCCCGCAGCTTTGGTCCCGGCCTGATCGCGGAAGACCTGCCAGAAGAATTGCCGAAAGTCTTCCGGACGCTCGACCTATAA
- a CDS encoding tyrosine-type recombinase/integrase — MKRPDLPYLEFHTVKAKTYIYFRKGKFRERLPDDPDTEKFALRYWAIRNGKSKRIVKTTWEALIVSYYSSAEFKELAAGTKKNYRRHCEDIREKNGSKDVRHFKRADALRVRDELKETWSKANERIAVLSILLQRAVDLEWIERNPVVGIGKLKGAAYEAWPADKLEAYERHCEDHGLSVARTIYELAIGTGQRLGDCVAMRWEDFDGEYMSVVQQKTGAKIYVYCPARLQAYLAGLPRPGKHILAKNATAPLGKRQVQKAVEDVREAIGVKDVYNRLVLHGWRYTAAKEMADAGVDIRDIQAVTGHKTLEMAQKYASGADQKKASKRAQQKRERSKSKP, encoded by the coding sequence ATGAAACGGCCAGATCTCCCTTATCTCGAATTTCACACCGTCAAGGCCAAGACCTACATCTACTTTCGCAAGGGCAAGTTCCGGGAGCGGCTGCCAGACGACCCGGACACCGAGAAATTTGCCCTGAGGTACTGGGCCATTCGCAACGGGAAGAGCAAGCGGATCGTCAAAACGACGTGGGAAGCGCTGATCGTCAGCTACTATTCCAGTGCCGAGTTCAAGGAGCTGGCCGCTGGCACCAAGAAGAACTATCGCCGCCATTGCGAAGATATCCGCGAGAAGAACGGCTCCAAGGATGTGCGGCATTTCAAGCGGGCCGACGCGCTGCGTGTGCGGGATGAGTTGAAGGAGACTTGGTCGAAGGCCAATGAACGGATCGCCGTGCTGTCGATCCTGTTGCAGCGGGCGGTGGATCTTGAGTGGATCGAACGAAACCCGGTTGTGGGCATCGGCAAGCTGAAGGGGGCGGCCTATGAGGCTTGGCCTGCGGACAAGCTGGAAGCCTATGAGCGGCACTGTGAAGATCATGGGCTGTCAGTCGCCCGCACAATCTATGAGCTTGCGATCGGCACAGGCCAGCGGCTTGGAGATTGCGTGGCGATGAGGTGGGAGGATTTCGACGGCGAGTATATGTCGGTCGTTCAGCAAAAGACAGGCGCGAAGATCTATGTTTACTGCCCCGCGAGGTTGCAAGCATATCTCGCGGGGCTTCCTCGGCCTGGAAAGCATATTCTTGCCAAGAATGCGACCGCGCCGCTTGGCAAGCGACAGGTTCAGAAGGCCGTAGAGGACGTGCGCGAAGCGATTGGCGTCAAGGATGTGTATAACAGGTTGGTGCTCCACGGATGGCGCTACACGGCGGCCAAGGAGATGGCCGATGCCGGTGTCGATATCCGCGATATTCAGGCGGTCACTGGACACAAAACCCTTGAGATGGCTCAGAAATATGCCTCGGGAGCGGACCAGAAAAAGGCGTCGAAACGGGCGCAACAGAAGCGGGAACGAAGCAAGTCCAAACCGTGA
- a CDS encoding helix-turn-helix domain-containing protein, with amino-acid sequence MQNNLETPKELAQRLGWPERRVRSLISTRQLRHVKIGGLYFVPDGAMDEFLNARMVEPQQRKPVLDKSAAKTT; translated from the coding sequence ATGCAAAATAATCTGGAGACCCCAAAGGAGCTGGCGCAACGCCTCGGCTGGCCTGAACGCCGTGTCCGGTCGCTGATCTCAACGAGGCAACTTCGTCATGTGAAGATTGGTGGACTGTACTTCGTGCCAGACGGGGCGATGGATGAGTTTCTGAACGCCCGCATGGTCGAGCCGCAGCAACGAAAGCCTGTCCTCGACAAGTCCGCTGCCAAAACCACGTGA
- a CDS encoding helix-turn-helix transcriptional regulator, with translation MYRLEFKVHNSILDASLMTIAKRLAHFRKSLGKTQIPFAEELGVSQSAYKNYEREATELPISLAVKLCQDYDLSAEWLLLGRAGMTTKMTDEIIESAVVVTREFLTEHGLDVPPEKEAKIVRYLVRKMSETGKLNPAECEEIIRLAI, from the coding sequence ATGTATCGCCTCGAATTCAAGGTACACAATTCGATACTGGATGCAAGTCTAATGACAATTGCGAAGCGACTCGCCCATTTCCGAAAAAGCCTTGGCAAAACACAGATCCCCTTTGCGGAGGAACTTGGCGTCTCGCAATCGGCGTACAAAAACTATGAACGCGAGGCGACCGAACTGCCGATCAGCCTCGCGGTCAAACTGTGCCAGGACTACGACCTGTCGGCGGAATGGCTGCTGCTTGGGCGGGCGGGCATGACCACCAAGATGACGGACGAGATCATCGAAAGTGCCGTTGTGGTGACGCGTGAATTCCTGACCGAACACGGGTTGGACGTGCCGCCGGAAAAAGAGGCGAAGATTGTCCGATACCTGGTTCGCAAGATGTCCGAGACGGGCAAGCTGAACCCGGCGGAATGTGAAGAAATTATCAGATTGGCAATTTGA
- a CDS encoding site-specific DNA-methyltransferase → MPTLRWLTRDDDVRAAEKVPYRLLEEASELGYGDRDAGNMLIQGDNLEALKALLPYYAGQVKCIYIDPPYNTGSAFEHYDDNLEHSQWLAMMWPRLELLRELLAEDGSIWVSIDDREGHYLKVIMDEVFGRGNFVANVIWQKKYAPANDAIWLSDNHDHLMGFAKSKAIWRPNKLARSEKSNAAYKNPDDDPRGPWKAGDYTCAKSSEERPNLYYPVTNPFTGEEIWPKTTRVWGYGKDEYERHAKENRLWWGKTGKNKVPAYKRFLSDVEDDGAVPQTIWLWGDVGHTQDGRKEQIALNAKPFGTPKPERLLERIMEMTTSPGDLVLDSFLGSGTTAAVAQKMNRRYIGIEMGDHAVTHCAPRLQKVIDGEQGGISKVQNWQGGGGFRFYRLGPPVFTEDGQIQPDIRFPVLAAHIWFAETGSPWTEPQPLTPFLGAQEGRGYALLYNGILGDKSVSGGNVLTRKTLAVIRAAQGDFTGPLTVYGERTALSEATLRAEQIEFKQTPYDVKARR, encoded by the coding sequence ATGCCCACCCTACGCTGGTTGACCCGAGACGACGATGTGCGCGCCGCCGAAAAGGTGCCTTACCGCCTGTTGGAGGAGGCCTCTGAGCTGGGCTATGGCGACCGGGATGCGGGCAATATGCTGATTCAGGGCGATAACCTTGAGGCGTTGAAGGCCCTGCTGCCCTATTACGCGGGTCAGGTGAAATGCATCTATATCGACCCGCCCTATAACACCGGATCGGCCTTCGAGCATTACGACGACAATCTGGAGCATTCGCAATGGTTGGCCATGATGTGGCCCCGGCTGGAGCTGCTGAGGGAGTTGCTGGCCGAGGATGGCTCGATCTGGGTGAGCATTGATGACCGGGAAGGGCATTACCTTAAGGTCATCATGGATGAGGTGTTCGGGCGTGGGAATTTTGTAGCTAATGTCATCTGGCAAAAGAAGTATGCACCTGCAAACGACGCAATTTGGCTAAGCGACAACCACGATCATTTGATGGGTTTTGCGAAATCTAAGGCGATTTGGCGACCTAATAAACTCGCGAGAAGCGAGAAATCGAACGCAGCCTACAAAAATCCGGATGACGATCCAAGAGGCCCATGGAAGGCGGGCGACTATACCTGTGCGAAATCGTCCGAGGAACGTCCCAACTTATATTATCCTGTCACCAATCCTTTTACTGGTGAAGAGATTTGGCCCAAAACTACGCGTGTCTGGGGCTATGGCAAAGACGAATATGAGCGTCACGCAAAAGAGAATCGTCTATGGTGGGGCAAGACCGGCAAGAACAAGGTGCCTGCTTACAAGCGCTTTTTGTCAGACGTCGAAGATGACGGCGCTGTGCCCCAAACCATTTGGCTTTGGGGTGATGTGGGGCATACCCAAGATGGACGAAAAGAGCAGATTGCGCTGAATGCGAAGCCATTCGGGACACCTAAGCCCGAGAGGCTTCTGGAACGCATCATGGAGATGACTACCAGCCCGGGCGACCTCGTGCTCGACAGCTTCCTTGGCTCCGGCACCACTGCCGCCGTCGCCCAGAAAATGAACCGCCGCTATATCGGGATCGAGATGGGGGATCATGCCGTCACCCATTGCGCGCCGCGTCTGCAAAAGGTGATCGACGGCGAGCAGGGCGGGATTTCCAAGGTCCAGAACTGGCAAGGCGGCGGTGGCTTCCGTTTCTACCGCCTCGGCCCTCCGGTCTTTACCGAAGATGGTCAGATCCAGCCCGATATCCGCTTTCCCGTGCTGGCCGCCCATATCTGGTTCGCCGAAACCGGCAGCCCGTGGACAGAGCCGCAGCCTCTCACGCCCTTCCTTGGTGCGCAGGAGGGTCGGGGCTATGCGCTTTTGTACAACGGCATTCTTGGCGACAAGTCGGTTTCGGGTGGCAATGTGCTGACCCGCAAGACGCTGGCCGTGATCCGCGCGGCACAAGGCGATTTCACCGGCCCGCTGACCGTCTATGGCGAGCGCACGGCGCTGTCCGAGGCGACCTTGAGGGCCGAACAGATCGAATTCAAACAAACCCCATATGACGTGAAGGCCCGCAGATGA
- a CDS encoding DEAD/DEAH box helicase family protein, translated as MKLKQYQKESLKTLRRFFEEARITGPKPAYEALTAEPELAKRLKGYAAGYKPIKALPEVPYVCLRLPTGGGKTILAAHSITVAKDAWVEKDFPLVLWLVPTNTIRIQTAEALKNPRHPYRQVLDEAFEGRVRVFDIGDFTQITPHDLRSNLCVVVGTIQTLRVSNTDGRKVYAHHEMLEGHFSTVSLNTPGLERTEAEGTGGIRFSFANLMHLHRPLVIMDEAHKAGTNLSQDVYERINPSACIEFTATPKGFNNILHSVTAQELKDEEMIKMPVVLDEAETWQGAVNSAILKRAELQEYADLDREGYIRPIVLFQAQKKGEDVTVDVLRNHLIENENIDPDKIAVATGAQRDLDGIDLFKPDCPIEYVITIEALKEGWDCSFAYVFCSLANIRSSTDAEQLLGRVLRMPYATKRKEPALNKSYAKLVSKHFSEAAVSLRDKLVDMGFEEGEAEDNIEAEQPGLDDGLFGRQTRPRPTMTVELDASEAERKEIGGVAPGKITVSAGDDGKTRIEFTGVPKPKDEERLFKTAPARLHGVLREKLDAFKAQHVDDLAPAHLGEEFTVPRLMAHVQGELVFGDTDILMEYHDWSLADHPARLTKAEFDIVETTNTFEIDLDGNRLSISAADSSEQLSLDIDVDDWTPNSLVRWLDGKVRDQWIGQAELLAWLSDVVTYLNRDRDIPLSQLMRCKFILARKLNEKIRGFRQMERDKVYQMNLFGPRRASRCRSMTASVSSTRCISTCRSIGACTSSTGTSWDRTRYRPSTARMVAKRSNAPWRWMPCRA; from the coding sequence ATGAAACTCAAGCAGTATCAAAAGGAGTCCCTGAAAACGCTGCGCCGGTTCTTTGAAGAGGCCCGCATCACCGGCCCGAAACCGGCCTATGAGGCGTTGACGGCGGAACCGGAGCTGGCGAAACGGCTCAAGGGCTACGCGGCGGGTTACAAGCCTATCAAGGCCCTGCCAGAGGTGCCCTATGTCTGTCTGCGCCTGCCCACGGGCGGCGGCAAGACGATCTTGGCTGCGCATTCGATCACCGTGGCCAAGGACGCCTGGGTGGAAAAGGATTTCCCACTGGTGCTGTGGCTGGTGCCAACGAACACCATCCGCATCCAGACCGCCGAAGCGCTGAAGAACCCGCGCCACCCGTATCGGCAGGTGCTGGATGAGGCCTTCGAGGGCCGCGTGCGGGTGTTCGACATTGGTGATTTCACCCAGATCACGCCGCATGACCTGCGCTCGAACCTCTGTGTCGTGGTCGGCACGATCCAGACGCTGCGGGTTAGCAATACCGATGGGCGCAAGGTTTACGCCCATCACGAGATGCTGGAGGGGCATTTCAGCACCGTGTCGCTTAACACGCCGGGGCTTGAGCGGACTGAGGCCGAGGGGACCGGGGGCATCCGGTTCAGCTTTGCCAACCTGATGCATCTGCACCGCCCGCTCGTGATCATGGACGAGGCGCACAAGGCGGGCACGAACCTCAGCCAGGATGTCTATGAGCGCATCAACCCGAGCGCGTGCATCGAATTCACCGCAACGCCTAAGGGGTTCAACAACATCCTTCATTCCGTGACAGCGCAGGAGTTGAAGGATGAAGAGATGATCAAGATGCCGGTGGTGCTGGACGAGGCGGAAACCTGGCAGGGGGCGGTAAACTCGGCCATTCTGAAACGTGCCGAGTTGCAGGAATACGCCGATCTGGACCGGGAGGGCTATATCCGTCCCATCGTGTTGTTTCAGGCCCAGAAGAAGGGTGAGGATGTTACCGTAGACGTGCTGCGCAACCATCTGATTGAGAATGAAAATATCGACCCGGACAAGATTGCCGTGGCGACGGGGGCACAGCGTGATCTGGACGGGATCGACCTGTTCAAGCCCGACTGCCCGATTGAATATGTCATCACCATCGAGGCCCTGAAAGAAGGCTGGGATTGTTCCTTTGCCTATGTGTTCTGCTCGCTGGCCAATATCCGCAGCTCGACCGACGCCGAACAGCTTCTGGGCCGGGTGCTACGGATGCCCTATGCCACGAAACGCAAGGAACCGGCGCTGAACAAGTCCTACGCCAAGCTGGTGTCGAAGCATTTCTCCGAGGCCGCTGTCAGTCTGCGCGACAAGCTGGTCGACATGGGGTTCGAAGAGGGCGAAGCGGAAGACAATATCGAGGCAGAGCAGCCGGGGCTTGATGACGGGCTGTTCGGACGGCAAACCCGGCCGCGCCCGACGATGACGGTGGAGCTGGACGCCTCCGAGGCGGAACGTAAGGAGATCGGCGGTGTCGCGCCCGGCAAGATCACGGTGTCGGCAGGCGATGACGGCAAGACCCGGATCGAATTCACCGGCGTGCCCAAGCCCAAGGATGAAGAGCGTCTGTTCAAGACGGCTCCTGCGCGCCTGCATGGCGTGCTGCGTGAGAAACTGGATGCGTTCAAGGCGCAGCACGTCGATGATCTGGCCCCCGCCCATCTGGGTGAAGAATTCACCGTGCCGCGCCTGATGGCGCATGTGCAGGGTGAGCTGGTCTTTGGCGATACCGATATCCTGATGGAATATCACGACTGGTCGCTGGCCGATCATCCGGCGCGGCTGACCAAGGCCGAGTTCGATATTGTCGAGACAACCAACACCTTCGAGATCGACCTTGATGGCAATCGCCTGTCGATATCGGCGGCGGACAGCTCCGAACAACTTTCGCTGGACATCGACGTAGACGACTGGACGCCGAATTCGCTGGTGCGCTGGCTGGATGGCAAGGTGCGCGATCAATGGATCGGCCAGGCGGAGCTTCTGGCCTGGCTGAGTGATGTCGTCACCTATCTAAACCGCGACCGCGATATCCCCCTATCGCAGCTGATGCGCTGCAAGTTCATCCTGGCGCGCAAGTTGAATGAGAAGATCCGGGGTTTCCGCCAGATGGAGCGCGACAAGGTTTACCAGATGAACCTGTTCGGCCCGAGGCGCGCGTCGAGGTGTCGTTCGATGACGGCATCCGTTTCTTCGACGAGATGTATTTCGACGTGCCGAAGTATCGGGGCATGTACAAGTTCAACCGGCACTTCATGGGACCGGACGAGGTACCGACCTTCGACAGCAAGGATGGTGGCGAAGAGGTCAAATGCGCCTTGGCGCTGGATGCCCTGCCGGGCCTGA